The sequence aaataaaaaccaaaaaaaccaaaaacaaaaaaggaccTGTCTAGCGCCTATGGGGCGATTAGgcgcccacgtgtcaaaaaaagtatagccaagcaactatactatttttttatttaaaaagacaGTAGTATAGttgcacggctatactatttaaatatattatatttaaaaattttgaaaaaaagtacCCTCCTAGTTGGATTAGTTTATACTTAGGTATTAATTTGCTAATTTCAACATATCTAAAGCAGATATTCATGAGACAAAAATTTCACTGTAAATCAATCaaagagttttttttgtttttgtttttgggtggGAGAATGTTTGTCTTTGATCTAACTCGTTCTCTCGAATGCTATTAAATTCTGTAACTGCACACATTATTTGTAGTAAAGAATTGCATGCTGAGTTGGAGTGTTTTTGataattttcaaataacaCTTTACATGAAGAACACTACCACCTCTCTTACTACTATACccataaatttttgtttaactGGTTAGCAAAAAGATTGCAAAATCaccattttgtatttttgttacAACAAGTAAGAAGTAATATTAGCCTCTCACATTCTTTCATGGTCAGTAAAATACAGAACGGAAAAAATACGAATAAAATACATGTGTGTTTTATTCggcaaaattttggcaaattacAACTGAAAAGTTCGGCCATTATacaataatttaatatatattttaatttttttaatataaattcattttattcaataatatgtgaaaattatgtatataatgcgtgaattttgtgtgtattattaaaaattttgtaaaaaccacgtgtattaaacataaaaaatacgtacgtacCTGTACAATACGAGTATTGGacatttacttttttaaaaatatgcaTTTTACTGAGTCTTTAACATGTGTATAGAAAACggatgtattattgaaaaatacgtacgtatGTCTATAATACGAGAAATAAACGTGAAATTGCTAAATTCCTTATACGGGTAACaactttggaaaagtaaaaaatcaaaagggaaCCGTAGATACTCgggtaatggcctaataggAATGGATAATACTCTAAATTACTGTTATAGATAAAACAAAATCGGGGAaaaactttataaaaaaaaatggatcacgatatatatatatatatatatatatatatagaaagaaTATAGCCGCACAgctatttataaaataaaaaaaaaaaaccattacCCCAGTAAAGCCGCTcaactatactatttttataaataatcgtatagccgcacggctatacaatttttataaaaaggacCTGCCTAGTGCCCTTATATCAAAAAACaatatagccgctcggctatactaattttttttttttttacccctCCCCCCTTAAAAGAccgtagtatagccgcacggagTGTAAAAGAAAACCTCCAAATCAGAAGGCGAACAGACGGCACCTGCCCTCCTCTGCTTTCATTTCTCCCACAAGGTAaatactctctctcttcctctctctctcgcgctCACAGAAAACCTCCATGGCTTCTTCTGCTTCAATCACAACCGCCCTATCTCGCTTTTCCCTAATCCGATTCTCCCTAAAACTCTCTCCGTCGTTTCCACAcacaaccccatttgttctcACTAAACCAAAGGTCCAATTCAACCATACACTATATAACCTTCGCGATTTTTCTCGTCGATAATCTCCCAAATTTCTCATTTCATCTTATACTTACTTGTATGTCTCTTACAGGCTCCGAAATACCGGTTCCGCTTGTTTTCAATGGCGTCCGAGCCGAAAGAATCACCCGCCAACAATCCGGGCCTCCACGCCACCCCAGATGAAGCCACTAAGAGTTACTTCATGCAACAAACTGTAAGCATTCACCTTCGTCAcaaatatgtattttattttctgctaTGACATTTGCTCTGCATTTTGATTTTACTTTAGCGATAATTTCTTTCTGTAATTTGGTTGCAGATGTTTCGGATTAAGGACCCTAAAGCCAGTCTTGACTTTTATTCACGTGTGTTGGGCATGTCGTAAGTTTCTTTTAATGGGTTTCGAAAATTCTTCtctaattttctttgttgttaTACTTTCGTGTGGTGTTTGGGTGGAAAATAGTATAGGTGCTCGCTTTGTGTTAATTGATATGAACATTTCCTTTATTTAAATCGAGCAAgtttttctttcctcaaaaAGTTGAAGGTTTTGGTTCAATAAGATTTTGCATTTTTTGTATGAGTGGCGACATTGATTAATATCTGGTGGTTTATAGTTTGGGTGCATTGGCTGTCTCTTTTATTACTAGAACTTCGGAAAAAAATGGATAAAAGGAAGAACAGGTGGGCATGTTAAATCCCTACGTGCTTTCTTGGGATTTACCAGTAGACTTATGGTTAGTAATATGTCGGATGTTCATTGGCTCAATTACGAATGGCAGAAGAAAATAGTCACGTGTTTAGtgtttgttatattttttaagtGATGGACTTTAACGAGTCAGTAGATTGTGCTTTTCTTAAGTTATACAATTTTATGACCAGCTCGGAGCACATAGGTGCTAAACGATCCCTGTGAAACGAAGGAGGTCCTATATGAGCGTAGAAGGAATTTGTAAATCTGTTTGAGCATATAATAGTCTTGTAGATGACTCACTTGACATTTAGGGTGTTAGttcttatttcaattttggcCAAGAAGTGTGTGTACCTTTGAGTCTCTGTAACACCATACATGTTTTTCATGCCTGTTTTCCCTTATAACATCTTTCATTAATGTTTTAAAAGTTACCATGTAAAACGGTCTCTTTGAATTTATTGGCACACAATATTAGGACTATGCATGCATACTAAGTCAAATTTTGGACCAATTTATGATTCAGTTGGATTGTCTTGTGTTATCATGAGATATATGCTTCTGCAGTAAATATAGCATGCAGTTAGATTATTTTGCGTATTAGTGTGCATGTGCACATGTATGCATGCACTTTACAATGGCTAAGAGATTCTGTGAGTAGAGATCTTGTCCAAAAATGACTGTTTGAGTGAAGTTGATGGtgatttcttctatttttcagGCTGCTTAAGAGGCTGGACTTTCCAGAAATGAAGTTTAGTTTGTACTTTTTGGGCTATGAGGTAAAATTCCTAATATCCTTTCtacaataacaaaaattttaccaagctcattgtttgattttgcagtCATGGTTGGGATTATGTTTCTAAAAATTTCCCTGTTAACGGAGACATTTAATTCTATTTATCTTTTACTGAATAGGATCCTGCATGGGCTCCAACTAACCCGGCTTATAGAACAGTTTGGACCTTTGGCCAGAAGGCTACAATTGAGTTAACACAGTGTGTTCCTTTTAATTCACCTGCAtgctcttctctttttctacaTGTTCTGTCCAATGTGATATCTGACAAAAGCTTACCTTTTTCAGTAATTGGGGTACTGAAAGTGATCCAGAATTCAAAGGATATCACACTGGGAATTCGGAACCTCGAGGCTTTGGTATGTAAGTTGTCCTATGAATATGTCAAAACATACGGCGTTTTTTGATGCATTTGTTTCTTCCTTTACGTAAGAGTTTGATTTACTAGACCATTTGATGCCAAATGCCACATATGATGTCTTGTCTTCTTATGTGGCAAGTATGGATGGTTCCAAGAAAGTCAGTATTATTGATTGGCTTtgattgaataatttgttttgaCTTGTCCTGAACGATAAATTTTGAAACACTCCAAATGCTTACTTcgataagaaaaaaaaaaggctacaTTTCTTTCAagcataaacaaaattttaggGAAGAGTGTATTCATTGTATTGCATTTAGTGTGTATCATTATATGTATAGTGTTGGTACGCTATAGCCTATTTGGTTAAAAGATTTGTATGATATTATTATACAAAAGATATGGGGGCTTCCACTCCTTAACTGACCGAACTATTAGGTATGGTTGATTCACTTACAGTAATCTGTACTTTCAATAccattttaaaataacaaGACAGCATAACCAACCAATGCAAATCGTACGGGATGGTATTCATGTGcattggggggggggggggggaaaTGATTTAAATACTTAAGAAAAATCATGTGTTCTGCAAATGTCAATAATTTGAATATTACCAATCATTTACATTTGTCCCTGTAGCTTTGCCTGATGGCTAATGCATCTGTAACGATTAAGCATGTACATGTCTTAGTTTATACCTAGCGATTCTCAGATTCTGGCACACTGGCTGGCCTAACCTCTAATTTTGTTACTTAGGACACATTGGTGTCACTGTTGATGATACTTACAAGGCATGTGAGAGATTTGAACGTCTCGGGGTGGAGTTTGTGAAAAAGCCAGATGACGGTAAGAACATCCATATTGTTGAACTATTGTGATTTACGAGATGTCTCGTCATTGAACATTGGCATATATAATGGGGATTGATTGGGACACATTTGATTCGTTTTTGTATAAGTAGAGTGATAAATCTAAATATCAGTCTGTAGGATTGATGCTGTTGTATAAATAGGCTATTTATAAGTGATGGAAGATGGTTTCAATTAAACAATAGACAGTGAATTTCCCTGAATTAGCAGCGCCATTACTTTTAAACAATATGCTATCTTCATTAGTTAACCAAAAGTACCCTGCCCAATCGGGATATCTAAGCAGTTAATGAGGTCTGGTGGTGTGTGAATGTGGTCTAATGGCCTATACTCAGA comes from Prunus dulcis chromosome 6, ALMONDv2, whole genome shotgun sequence and encodes:
- the LOC117632730 gene encoding lactoylglutathione lyase isoform X1 gives rise to the protein MASSASITTALSRFSLIRFSLKLSPSFPHTTPFVLTKPKAPKYRFRLFSMASEPKESPANNPGLHATPDEATKSYFMQQTMFRIKDPKASLDFYSRVLGMSLLKRLDFPEMKFSLYFLGYEDPAWAPTNPAYRTVWTFGQKATIELTHNWGTESDPEFKGYHTGNSEPRGFGHIGVTVDDTYKACERFERLGVEFVKKPDDGKMKGIAFIKDPDGYWVEIFDLKTIGSITGGAS
- the LOC117632730 gene encoding lactoylglutathione lyase isoform X2, translated to MASEPKESPANNPGLHATPDEATKSYFMQQTMFRIKDPKASLDFYSRVLGMSLLKRLDFPEMKFSLYFLGYEDPAWAPTNPAYRTVWTFGQKATIELTHNWGTESDPEFKGYHTGNSEPRGFGHIGVTVDDTYKACERFERLGVEFVKKPDDGKMKGIAFIKDPDGYWVEIFDLKTIGSITGGAS